The following proteins are encoded in a genomic region of Microbacterium sp. NC79:
- a CDS encoding TetR/AcrR family transcriptional regulator, translating into MRLLEAAEHVFAEQGYHEASIVKITERAGIGLGTFYLYFDSKQTIFEALVIDLNRRVRHSMAEAMAGAPDRIAAERAGFAGFFRFTAEHPALYRVVREAEFVSPEVLRLHYTRIVEGYEAGLAAAKEAGDIDRRLDPEVTAWALMGMGELIGMRFLLWERDENGQPPAQLDDRVFAAMTLMIDNALAPRREGNDDD; encoded by the coding sequence ATGCGGCTGCTGGAAGCGGCGGAACACGTGTTCGCCGAGCAGGGATACCACGAAGCCTCGATCGTAAAAATAACGGAGCGCGCAGGCATCGGCCTTGGCACGTTCTACCTGTACTTCGACAGTAAGCAGACGATTTTTGAGGCGCTCGTGATCGACCTCAACCGACGCGTCCGTCACTCGATGGCGGAGGCGATGGCCGGGGCTCCCGACCGCATTGCGGCTGAGCGCGCCGGGTTTGCAGGCTTTTTCCGCTTCACGGCCGAGCACCCCGCTCTGTACCGCGTGGTGCGCGAGGCCGAGTTTGTTTCACCCGAAGTTCTGCGCCTGCACTACACCCGCATTGTTGAAGGCTACGAAGCGGGCCTTGCTGCGGCGAAAGAAGCCGGCGATATTGACCGGCGGCTCGACCCGGAAGTGACCGCATGGGCACTCATGGGCATGGGCGAATTGATCGGCATGCGCTTCCTGCTCTGGGAGCGGGACGAAAACGGCCAGCCGCCTGCACAACTGGACGATCGCGTCTTTGCCGCGATGACACTAATGATTGATAACGCGCTCGCACCGCGTCGAGAGGGGAACGATGATGACTGA
- a CDS encoding 3-hydroxybutyrate dehydrogenase has translation MTEQDLAGKRAVVTGGASGIGLACAEEFARRGAHVVIADFNAEAANQAADALGGEAWVVDLSDTKALDNLSLQADILVNNAGIQRVAPIHEYDPDTFRLIQSLMVTAPFLLIRAVLPGMYERGWGRIINISSVHGIRASAFKSAYVAAKHGLEGLSKVAALEGGPHGVTSNCINPAYVRTPLVEKQIADQAKVHGITEAEVVEKIMLTEPAIKRMIEPAEVGSLAGWLASDNAGMVTGSSYVMDGGWSAR, from the coding sequence ATGACTGAACAAGATCTGGCCGGAAAACGAGCTGTGGTCACCGGAGGCGCAAGCGGCATTGGGCTCGCGTGTGCCGAAGAGTTCGCACGCCGCGGCGCCCACGTTGTCATCGCCGACTTCAATGCGGAAGCAGCGAACCAGGCGGCAGACGCGCTCGGCGGTGAAGCGTGGGTCGTTGATCTCAGCGACACGAAGGCGCTCGACAACCTCTCACTGCAGGCGGACATTCTCGTCAACAACGCAGGAATTCAGCGCGTCGCACCCATTCACGAGTACGACCCTGACACGTTCCGCCTGATCCAGTCGTTGATGGTGACGGCTCCCTTCCTCCTGATCCGCGCTGTGCTGCCAGGCATGTACGAACGTGGCTGGGGACGCATCATCAATATTTCTTCGGTGCATGGCATTCGCGCGAGCGCGTTTAAGTCGGCGTATGTTGCCGCCAAGCACGGTCTCGAAGGACTCTCCAAAGTGGCGGCGCTGGAGGGCGGCCCCCACGGCGTCACCAGCAACTGCATCAACCCGGCCTATGTGCGCACCCCGCTCGTGGAGAAGCAGATCGCCGACCAGGCGAAGGTGCACGGCATCACGGAGGCCGAAGTCGTCGAAAAGATCATGCTGACCGAGCCGGCCATCAAGCGCATGATCGAGCCCGCCGAAGTTGGCTCGCTTGCCGGCTGGCTCGCGAGCGACAATGCCGGCATGGTCACCGGATCGTCGTACGTCATGGATGGTGGATGGAGCGCACGATGA
- a CDS encoding alpha/beta hydrolase — translation MSLQHTYSAVAVPVSGGDLAVGIWEPVGEITDTIVAIHGVTASHLAWLDVVPTLPGVRIVAPDLRGRGRSNGIEGPAGMAAHAADIIAMMDALGLEKTMLVGHSMGAFVSVVTAYVHPERISRIVLVDGGLPLEVPVGLNAEALVKHILGPTAARLEMRFASVDEYLKLWRAHPAFADAWTPELERYLAYDLVPDGSGALRPATSFAVTVDDTVDLNTGSLPREAIAGISVPAVFVWVPRGLQNETPGLYSPEQIARLEESLPTVRFRFVEDLNHYTVVMSERGASAIAPIIAAELAELHL, via the coding sequence ATGAGTCTGCAACACACGTACTCAGCCGTCGCGGTTCCGGTTTCTGGCGGCGACCTCGCCGTGGGAATCTGGGAACCCGTCGGCGAAATCACTGACACGATCGTGGCGATTCATGGCGTGACGGCCTCGCACCTCGCCTGGCTCGATGTGGTTCCCACTCTTCCAGGCGTCCGCATTGTGGCACCAGACCTGCGTGGTCGTGGGCGAAGCAATGGCATTGAGGGGCCTGCCGGAATGGCAGCACACGCCGCTGACATCATCGCGATGATGGATGCGCTTGGGCTGGAAAAGACCATGTTGGTCGGCCACTCGATGGGCGCTTTCGTCTCCGTTGTGACCGCGTATGTGCACCCCGAGCGTATTTCGCGCATCGTGCTCGTTGACGGCGGATTGCCGTTGGAAGTGCCCGTTGGCCTTAACGCTGAAGCGCTGGTCAAGCACATCCTCGGCCCGACGGCTGCGCGACTCGAGATGCGCTTCGCGTCGGTCGATGAGTACCTCAAACTGTGGCGCGCGCACCCGGCCTTTGCGGATGCGTGGACGCCCGAGCTGGAACGCTACCTCGCCTATGACCTGGTGCCTGATGGTTCCGGCGCCCTTCGCCCCGCCACCAGTTTTGCCGTCACCGTGGATGACACGGTCGATCTGAACACCGGATCGCTACCGCGTGAAGCAATCGCGGGAATCTCGGTTCCCGCCGTGTTTGTGTGGGTGCCGCGGGGGCTGCAGAACGAGACGCCCGGCCTGTACTCGCCCGAGCAGATCGCTCGACTCGAGGAGTCGTTGCCGACGGTGCGGTTCCGCTTCGTTGAGGACCTCAACCACTACACCGTGGTGATGTCAGAGCGGGGCGCATCAGCCATCGCCCCGATCATCGCGGCCGAACTCGCGGAGCTGCACCTCTAA
- a CDS encoding SRPBCC domain-containing protein, with protein MTSTQLTELSFSVSGRVARPVAVVYEAVADPDQLSSYFATGGAQGRLEPGSDVTWDFADFPGRFPVAVVEAEKPRRITIEREAQHATGGAGTTRATFEFASLDNDTRTLVTITEASWLATPDGAKSAFGNCEGWTGMLIAMKAWVEHGINLRAGFYR; from the coding sequence ATGACAAGCACACAACTGACCGAACTTTCCTTTTCCGTCTCGGGGCGTGTGGCACGACCCGTCGCCGTGGTATACGAAGCCGTGGCCGATCCCGATCAGCTGTCGAGCTATTTCGCGACCGGTGGCGCGCAGGGACGATTGGAACCAGGATCTGACGTCACGTGGGACTTCGCCGATTTTCCCGGTCGCTTTCCGGTCGCAGTCGTCGAGGCCGAGAAGCCGCGGCGCATCACGATTGAACGGGAAGCCCAGCACGCCACCGGCGGTGCCGGAACCACGCGCGCAACGTTCGAGTTTGCATCACTCGACAATGACACCCGCACGCTCGTGACGATTACCGAGGCTTCGTGGCTCGCAACGCCAGACGGCGCGAAGTCAGCCTTCGGCAATTGCGAAGGCTGGACAGGCATGCTCATTGCCATGAAGGCGTGGGTTGAGCATGGCATCAACCTCCGCGCCGGCTTCTACCGCTAG